Proteins encoded within one genomic window of Amycolatopsis nigrescens CSC17Ta-90:
- a CDS encoding LysR family transcriptional regulator produces the protein MLDVRRILLLTEVAEHGSLTAAAEAAGMTASAASQQMSRLEAEVGQPLLHRLPRGVRLTDAGSALVDRGRSIRRELRAAEADLECFAQLDRGTLRLGSFPTASASLLPLALTRFSRKHPGTQAGVRSAMLAELLEMLHTGEVELAVLWDYQWNRVDDPSLTVTHLLDDPTVLVVPADSELLDDGAISLTSLAGQRWIIRADNHPVAEVLRRSCALAGFEPDIAYESHDYQEAQAMVAAGLGIAIAPRLALTNRRNDVRLVRFATDVPAPTRRILLARPKNRTPTPAALAMTTILQAVSHRFTEDNLHRNQLGSVR, from the coding sequence ATGCTGGACGTACGCCGGATACTGCTGCTGACCGAGGTCGCCGAGCACGGCTCGCTCACCGCCGCTGCGGAGGCCGCGGGGATGACCGCTTCGGCCGCGTCACAACAGATGTCCCGACTCGAAGCCGAAGTCGGCCAGCCACTGCTGCACCGGTTGCCGCGCGGGGTACGACTCACCGACGCCGGATCGGCGCTGGTCGACCGCGGACGGTCGATCCGCCGTGAACTCCGGGCCGCCGAAGCGGATCTGGAGTGCTTCGCCCAACTCGACCGCGGCACGCTACGGCTCGGCTCGTTCCCCACGGCCAGCGCGTCGCTGCTACCGCTGGCGCTGACCCGCTTCTCGCGCAAGCATCCCGGCACCCAGGCCGGCGTCCGCTCGGCGATGCTCGCGGAGCTGCTGGAAATGCTGCACACCGGCGAGGTCGAACTGGCCGTGCTCTGGGACTACCAGTGGAACCGCGTCGACGACCCCTCGCTGACGGTGACCCATCTGCTCGACGATCCGACCGTGCTGGTCGTGCCGGCCGACTCCGAACTGCTCGACGACGGTGCGATCAGCCTGACCTCGCTGGCCGGGCAGCGCTGGATCATCAGGGCGGACAACCACCCGGTGGCCGAAGTGCTCCGCCGCAGTTGCGCGCTGGCCGGTTTCGAGCCGGACATCGCCTACGAGTCGCACGACTACCAGGAGGCGCAGGCGATGGTCGCGGCCGGGCTCGGCATCGCCATCGCGCCCCGGCTGGCGCTGACCAACCGGCGCAACGACGTCCGGCTGGTCCGGTTCGCCACCGACGTACCGGCCCCGACCCGCCGGATCCTGCTCGCCAGGCCGAAAAACCGGACGCCGACACCGGCCGCGCTGGCGATGACCACGATCCTGCAGGCGGTTTCGCACCGGTTCACCGAAGACAACCTGCACCGCAACCAGCTCGGCTCGGTCCGCTGA
- a CDS encoding DUF6596 domain-containing protein translates to MEPVTELLRPLVPQVLGTLVRRYGQFDACEDAVQEAAVAASVQWRTDGLPRNPRGWLLTVATRRLTDFWRSEAARRRREETVAALEVPDAALIPGPGDEQGQEQDDTVGLLFLCCHPALSASSQVALTLRAVGGLTTAQIASAFLVPEATMARRITRAKDSIAEAGSTFRDPAPEERAERLGVVLHVLYLIFNEGYTATSGDELQVIELTAEAIRLTRTVHRLLPNDGEVAGLLALMLLTDARRPARSTPDGALVPLAEQDRGRWDRAMIDEGIALIMRTLGRFANGPYQVQAAIAAVHDEAPSAERTDWAQILELYGVLGQLAPSPVVTLNQAIAAAMVHGPRDGLDLLAGLEGDSRLKRGHRLDAVRAHLLEMAGDTDAAREHYRRAARRTLSTPEQRYLEGRADRLAR, encoded by the coding sequence GTGGAGCCGGTGACCGAGCTGCTGCGGCCGCTGGTGCCGCAGGTGCTCGGCACGCTGGTGCGGCGGTACGGCCAGTTCGACGCCTGCGAGGACGCCGTGCAGGAGGCGGCGGTGGCCGCGTCCGTGCAATGGCGGACCGACGGGCTGCCGCGGAACCCGCGCGGCTGGCTGCTCACCGTCGCGACCAGGCGGCTGACCGATTTCTGGCGCAGCGAGGCCGCGAGACGGCGGCGGGAGGAGACCGTCGCGGCGCTGGAGGTCCCGGACGCGGCGCTCATCCCAGGACCCGGTGACGAGCAGGGGCAGGAGCAGGACGACACGGTCGGCCTGCTCTTCCTCTGCTGCCACCCGGCCCTCTCGGCGAGCTCGCAGGTGGCGCTGACGCTGCGCGCGGTCGGCGGCCTCACCACGGCCCAGATCGCCAGCGCCTTCCTGGTCCCGGAGGCGACCATGGCCCGGCGGATCACCAGGGCCAAGGACAGCATCGCCGAGGCCGGCTCCACGTTCCGCGACCCGGCCCCCGAAGAGCGCGCGGAGCGCCTCGGGGTGGTGCTGCACGTGCTGTACCTGATCTTCAACGAGGGCTACACCGCGACCTCGGGCGACGAACTGCAGGTCATCGAGCTCACCGCGGAGGCCATCCGGCTGACCAGGACGGTGCACCGGCTGCTGCCGAACGACGGCGAGGTGGCCGGGCTGCTGGCCCTGATGCTGCTCACCGACGCCCGCCGTCCTGCCAGGTCCACCCCCGACGGCGCGCTGGTGCCGCTGGCCGAGCAGGACCGCGGCCGGTGGGACAGGGCGATGATCGACGAGGGGATCGCGCTGATCATGCGCACCCTCGGCCGGTTCGCGAACGGGCCGTACCAGGTGCAGGCCGCCATCGCGGCCGTGCACGACGAGGCGCCGAGTGCCGAGCGGACCGACTGGGCGCAGATCCTCGAGCTGTACGGGGTGCTCGGGCAGCTCGCGCCGAGCCCGGTGGTCACCCTGAACCAGGCGATCGCGGCCGCGATGGTGCACGGTCCCCGCGACGGCCTCGACCTGCTGGCCGGCCTCGAAGGCGACAGCCGGCTCAAGCGCGGCCACCGGCTGGACGCGGTCCGCGCGCACCTGCTGGAGATGGCCGGCGACACCGACGCCGCCCGCGAGCACTACCGGCGCGCCGCCCGTCGCACGCTCAGCACGCCCGAACAGCGCTATCTCGAGGGACGGGCGGACCGGCTGGCCCGCTAG
- a CDS encoding nitroreductase family deazaflavin-dependent oxidoreductase, which yields MALTDRKPTGLLKVLLRAPIWLYRAHLGRLLGHRLLYLAHQGRRTGARREVVVETVRYNPAVPEVVVIAAWGGDPDWYRNLKAAPALEVRLGGQHWPRPGHRFLDGTETLGVLRAYQRAHPHAWKRLAPALGFPADPADPRWPAVAEGVHAIAFTPARK from the coding sequence ATGGCACTGACCGACCGAAAACCGACCGGGCTGCTGAAAGTCCTGCTGCGCGCGCCGATCTGGCTCTACCGGGCGCACCTCGGCCGCCTGCTCGGGCACCGCCTGCTCTACCTCGCGCACCAGGGCCGCCGCACCGGCGCCCGGCGCGAGGTCGTCGTGGAGACCGTCCGCTACAACCCCGCGGTGCCCGAGGTCGTGGTGATCGCCGCCTGGGGCGGGGACCCCGACTGGTACCGCAACCTGAAGGCCGCACCGGCGCTGGAGGTCCGGCTCGGCGGGCAGCACTGGCCCCGGCCGGGGCACCGCTTTCTGGACGGCACCGAAACCCTCGGCGTGCTGCGCGCGTACCAGCGGGCGCACCCGCACGCCTGGAAACGGCTCGCGCCCGCGCTCGGCTTCCCCGCCGACCCGGCCGATCCGCGCTGGCCCGCCGTCGCCGAGGGCGTGCACGCGATCGCCTTCACCCCCGCCCGGAAGTAG
- a CDS encoding YciI family protein gives MKYVLAMYMNPAVWEALTEEKRNEVMTGHGDFMAKIKASGEFVNTQALSGPGETAVVRVSGGVPAVTDGPFLEFKEFLAGFYMVDVADRERAYELAAMIPDASVEGLGIEVRQVIFSDDAS, from the coding sequence ATGAAGTACGTATTGGCCATGTACATGAACCCGGCGGTCTGGGAGGCGCTGACCGAAGAGAAGCGCAACGAGGTGATGACCGGGCACGGCGACTTCATGGCGAAGATCAAGGCGTCCGGGGAGTTCGTGAACACCCAGGCGCTGAGCGGCCCCGGGGAGACCGCGGTGGTGCGGGTCTCCGGCGGGGTACCGGCGGTGACCGACGGCCCGTTCCTCGAGTTCAAGGAGTTCCTGGCCGGGTTCTACATGGTGGACGTGGCCGACCGGGAACGCGCCTACGAGCTGGCCGCGATGATCCCCGACGCCAGTGTCGAGGGGCTGGGCATCGAGGTCCGGCAGGTCATCTTCAGCGACGACGCATCCTGA
- a CDS encoding TetR/AcrR family transcriptional regulator: protein MAATTSADRGREVRRRLLAAATGLIAERGWPGVSTRVLAERAGVAPGLVHYHFASLQALLTEAAIGVLRGLTDGLTPLLNQAGTPEEALDLLLGSLASHTGHDPVSLVFTETYLAATRDEELRRAVGGVLADFRRELARWLGEHEVESPAETAAVLAAAVDGVLLHRALDPGLTAETVAPVLRRTLTKAGRRTS from the coding sequence ATGGCGGCCACGACGTCGGCGGACCGGGGACGCGAGGTGCGGCGCCGGCTGCTCGCCGCGGCCACCGGGCTGATCGCCGAACGCGGCTGGCCAGGGGTGAGCACGCGGGTGCTCGCCGAGCGGGCCGGGGTGGCGCCGGGCCTGGTGCACTACCACTTCGCGTCGCTCCAGGCGCTGCTCACCGAGGCGGCGATCGGCGTGCTGCGCGGGCTCACCGACGGGCTGACCCCGTTGCTGAACCAGGCCGGCACCCCGGAAGAGGCGCTGGACCTGTTACTGGGCTCGCTGGCCTCGCACACCGGCCACGATCCCGTCTCGCTGGTGTTCACCGAGACCTATCTGGCCGCCACCCGCGACGAGGAGTTGCGGCGCGCGGTCGGCGGCGTGCTCGCGGACTTCCGCCGCGAGTTGGCCCGGTGGCTCGGCGAGCACGAGGTCGAGTCGCCCGCGGAAACCGCCGCGGTACTGGCCGCGGCGGTCGACGGCGTGCTGCTGCACCGGGCACTGGACCCCGGCCTGACCGCCGAAACCGTCGCCCCCGTCCTGCGCCGGACCCTCACGAAGGCGGGGCGCCGCACATCCTGA